In the genome of Botrytis cinerea B05.10 chromosome 13, complete sequence, one region contains:
- the Bcpex11 gene encoding Bcpex11 produces MVADTLVYHPSVAHYLKFVATTVGRDKLLRTLQYFSRFYAWYLLRTNGTPSEIAPYEAIKKQFGLARKLMRFGKNVEHLKAAATAADSKSLDPVIKYCAVGRQLGYAGYLTFDAFTVLDAAGIRKSPSTKRIQKEAYRFWLMGLLFSTASGMYSLYNLRQQSAKIDKKDGESVVTSKRIEKERAAINMQLLSDLCDLTIPSSAIGLANFDDGIVGLAGTLSSLIGVYGTWKKTA; encoded by the exons ATGGTTGCCGACACTCTAGTTTACCACCCATCTGTTGCGCACTACCTCAAATTTGTCGCAACAACCGTTGGTCGCGATAAGCTTCTCCGAACCCTTCAATACTTCTCCAGATTTTACGCCTGGTATCTCCTTCGCACCAATGGAACTCCTAGTGAAATTGCGCCTTACGAGGCCATCAAAAAACAATTCGGACTCGCGCGCAAATTAATGCGCTTTGGAAAGAATGTCGAACATTTGAAAGCAGCTGCTACCGCTGCGGATTCTAAAAGCCTTGACCCGGTAATCAAGTACTGTGCTGTGGGAAGGCAATTGGGATATGCAGGTTATTTAACTTTTGATGCGTTCACGGTGTTGGATGCTGCGGGCATCAGGAAGAGCCCGTCGACGAAGAGGATACAGAAGGAAGCCTATAGGTTCTGGTTGATGGGACTGTTGTTTAGCACAGCGTCGGGGATGTACTCTTTGTATAACCTACGACAACAGTCTGCAAAAATTGAtaagaaagatggagaaagtgTTGTGACTAGTAAGAGAATCGAAAA GGAGCGTGCTGCGATCAATATGCAACTCTTATCAGATCTCTGCGATCTCACAATCCCAAGTTCGGCAATCGGCTTGGCTAACTTCGATGATGGTATTGTTGGATTGGCAGGAACTCTGAGCAGTTTGATCGGTGTTTATGGTACATGGAAGAAGACTGCTTAA